TCCTCATGAGCAGTCCCAGCAGCCTTCGCGGATGGATTGAAACCCTTTATTATCAGCCATGCCGCAAGCACCAATTCCTGCACGAGTATCGGAAGGTTCAAGATGACTTGCCCCACAGAAAATGGGGAAATGAGGCTGAACATGGCCAATACGGCTGAAACCATCGTCATTATGGCGGCAACAACACCCCAGCCCGATAACCATCGAGGGACTAGTTCTGTTCGATAAAATATGATGTAATACAGCAGTGCACCTATGGAAAAGGCCAGCAACTTACCAACATTGGCTACCCAATGATATCCTGATACTAACAGCACGCCAAAGGTCTGGAAATACGATGAATCGGGAGCTCCAGCGTTTACAAATTGCTGGCTCAACGTAATTAGCAATAACAGACCTATTACAGCAACGAAATCGAACACTCCCTCAGCGGTCCTGAAAACAACTGCTCCAAGAGCTAGACTTTCATTGGATCTTTTTAGCACGGGATACAGCGAGATCGCAATGCCAATGGCGGCGGCGCCACCGATGAACAAAAGAAGGGCTGCTGTTGCTACTAGACCTCCATTTGTTGAAACACTGGTAAGATAGTTCGTAGCATTCGTAGGTGCCATAAATGGTAGGCTTAGGAAACCCACAAGGTCTGCAATTATGAACAGCACTCCCGCACTTATTGCGTACTTTCTATCATATCCTTCTGTCATTCCAGTCACTTCCCCATTTCGGTGCTGGATCCCTCAGATTTGATGGGGTGCTCCAGATCCCTTATGGCGAGATCGATTCTTAGCTCGCCGTTGCTTCCAATTACTTCCAGAATGAGGTCTTCAACGAATTGAGCTCGTTTTAATGAACCAAGGGAACCCTCGATGAATATTTTTTCATCTCCATCCAGGGATATGTTCTTCACGTCGCTCTTCGATCTGAGT
This genomic window from Methanomassiliicoccales archaeon contains:
- a CDS encoding DUF4386 domain-containing protein — encoded protein: MTEGYDRKYAISAGVLFIIADLVGFLSLPFMAPTNATNYLTSVSTNGGLVATAALLLFIGGAAAIGIAISLYPVLKRSNESLALGAVVFRTAEGVFDFVAVIGLLLLITLSQQFVNAGAPDSSYFQTFGVLLVSGYHWVANVGKLLAFSIGALLYYIIFYRTELVPRWLSGWGVVAAIMTMVSAVLAMFSLISPFSVGQVILNLPILVQELVLAAWLIIKGFNPSAKAAGTAHEECPRTNVEASQQPEGDSGNMLADCGNNHQNQTRGESDQ